GATTAGCTACATTTCAAAGATTACATTTAATCATGTAAACAATAATCATAAAAACCTTAAGAAATCTCAATTAAAAGACCTTAAAAATATTGACAATAAATTAGGAGAGTTACTAACAAAGGTAAGTGCTACGTTTGATCGAAAAACATTTGACAACCTTACTTATATCCTAGATGATCAGAAGGATTTAACTTCAGACTTATACAACTCAATCGAAAATCAAGTAGATCGAATTCGTACAGATGAAACGAGTCCTAAAAACACTACATTATACTTTAGTATTTTATTAGAAACTCAAGATTTAGTTGGAGCTTTAGTTAGCCTTTTAGAAAACTGTAATGAATTTTACATCTCAACAAAATCTACTTCTGTGAGAATGTAAAGAAACACATATAATAAACAAGAAAGCCTTCAAGTATTTTGAAGGCTTTCTTATTTATTTAAAAGAGTTTAATATCTCACTAAGAAAATGGTTAACATCTGCATTTTTGGTTAATCCTAAACGAACAATTACCATTTCTTGATCTGGTAAAACAAATACATTCTGCCCCTGATAACCATTAAAAGAATACATATTTTTAGGTACATCTGGATATCTCCCTCCTGCATTTAACCAAATCTGTGCTCCATACCAACCATTTGAAGTAGGAGTTGGTGTTGTTGCATATTCTACCCAATCTTTATCAAAAAGAGATTCACCATTCCATTGTCCATTTTTTAAATACAACAAACCAAATTTCGCCCAATCTCTAGCTGTAGCCCAAGAATATGAAGATCCTACATAATTTCCTTTCATATCTGTTTCAACAACCATCGAATTCATTCCAATCTTATCTATCAACTCTTCGTACCAAAAATCTAAATAGGCTTGGTGAGAATCGAACTGTTTTCTAATAATTGCAGATAATACATTTGTGGTCCCTGAAGAATAATTCCAAGCTTCATTTGGTTTTCCTACTAAAGGCTTATTAATCTGCAATTCTGTTACATCTTCTGCTAAGAACAGCATTTTAGTTACATCAGAAATTGAATTGTAATCTTCAACCCACTCTAAACCACTATTCATTTGTAATAAATTATGAATTGTAATATTCTTCCTTTCATCGTTAGCCCACTCCGAAAAAGGAGCTTTATCATATACATTTAACCTACCATCACATTGCAAAATTCCCATTACCGTACTCGTAAGACTTTTAGTCATAGACCAACCTAACAATAATGAGTTTTTATCAAAACCATCAGCATATTTTTCAGCAATAATCTTATCCTTATACACGACTAAAAACGCTCTAGTTTTATAGTCATCATTAAACATATCCCCTACAGCTTTGTTTAATTTATCATAATTAACTTCAGTAAAAACAGAATCTATCGGATCTAAATTCCCATATGGAAAAGGAGTATTATTATCTGAAGTTGCTCTTTTAGGAATCAAAGGTTTCTCTTCTAAATCTACACCATCAACAACCAAAACACTTCCTAAACCTTCTCTATAAATCGCTTTTCTAGTTAACAAACCGAAAGCAGAAGCATAAGCTTCTTTTTCATTTTCATTAACGCTATTAGAAGCCAGATCAATTGGTGAGAAATTAGTATCTGTGCTATCTGTAAATTGCAAAGTTCGCTTCGCTAAAAAAACTGACGAAGCTGTATTTTTAGCGGTGTAACCAGCAATAATATTTAATTTCGGATAATTATAGAAGACAGCTACTAGCAGAATAGCTATTAAGAGCAGCAATACTCTTTTAAAAATTCTCATAATTTGGGTCGTTTTCACAAATGTAAGAATTTATCTGTTTGATTGTTCTTTTAATAACATAGCCGTATTTTTGTATAAAATTAATTTCATGCTAGATATCAAAAAAATCCGTGCAGATTTTCCTATTCTTAAAAGAAAAGTGCATGGAAAACCATTAATATATTTCGATAACGGAGCTACATCACAAACTCCAACTGTAGTAATTGATGCTATTATTGATTACTACTCTAATTACAACGCAAACATTCACCGTGGTGTTCATACTTTAAGTCAAGAAGCCACTGATAAATATGAAGAAGCTAGAATTAAAATTCAAAAACATTTTAATGCTAAACATGCTTACGAAATCATTTTAACAGCTGGAACTACAGAAAGTGTAAACATTGTAGCTTCAGGATTTTCTTCACTATTACAAGAAGGTGATGAAGTAATTGTTTCAGCATTAGAACATCATTCTAATATTGTTCCTTGGCAAATGATGTGTGAAAAAGCTGGTGCAATTTTACGAGTAATACCCATGGATGAAGACGGTTCTTTACGAATCGACCTTTATGATGAAATGTTAAGTAACAAAACCAAATTGGTCTTCTGTAATCATGTATCGAATGCTTTAGGTACAATAAATCCTATTGAAACTATTATTGACAAAGCTCATAAATTTGGTGCTTACGTTTTAATAGATGGAGCACAAGCTTGTCCTCACATTAAACCAGATGTACAAGCATTAGATGTTGATTTTTATGTGGTTTCTGCTCATAAAATGTGCGGACCTACTGGTGTTGGAATTTTATATGGAAAACAAGAACTATTAGAAAAACTACCTCCTTACCAAGGTGGAGGAGAGATGATAGACACCGTAACTTTTGAGAAAACTACTTATGCTGGTTTGCCTCATAAATTTGAAGCAGGAACTCCAAACATCTGTGGAGGAATTGCTTTTGGAGTAGCTGTAGATTATATGAATTCTATAGGGTTTGAAAATATTCAAAAGACAGAACATGAACTTTTGAATTATGCTACCGAAAAACTTTTAACTATTGATGGTTTAAAGATATATGGTACTTCTACTAAGACCTCAGTGATTTCATTCAATATAGAAGGAATACATCCTTATGATATTGGTTCTATTTTAGATAAATTGGGAATAGCAGTAAGAACAGGTCATCATTGCGCCCAACCCATAATGGATTTTTATAGAATTCCTGGAACCGTGAGAGCTTCTTTGAGTTTTTATAATACCA
This genomic stretch from Tenacibaculum jejuense harbors:
- a CDS encoding aminotransferase class V-fold PLP-dependent enzyme, which codes for MLDIKKIRADFPILKRKVHGKPLIYFDNGATSQTPTVVIDAIIDYYSNYNANIHRGVHTLSQEATDKYEEARIKIQKHFNAKHAYEIILTAGTTESVNIVASGFSSLLQEGDEVIVSALEHHSNIVPWQMMCEKAGAILRVIPMDEDGSLRIDLYDEMLSNKTKLVFCNHVSNALGTINPIETIIDKAHKFGAYVLIDGAQACPHIKPDVQALDVDFYVVSAHKMCGPTGVGILYGKQELLEKLPPYQGGGEMIDTVTFEKTTYAGLPHKFEAGTPNICGGIAFGVAVDYMNSIGFENIQKTEHELLNYATEKLLTIDGLKIYGTSTKTSVISFNIEGIHPYDIGSILDKLGIAVRTGHHCAQPIMDFYRIPGTVRASLSFYNTKEEIDIMIEAVQKAKMMLS
- a CDS encoding serine hydrolase domain-containing protein; its protein translation is MRIFKRVLLLLIAILLVAVFYNYPKLNIIAGYTAKNTASSVFLAKRTLQFTDSTDTNFSPIDLASNSVNENEKEAYASAFGLLTRKAIYREGLGSVLVVDGVDLEEKPLIPKRATSDNNTPFPYGNLDPIDSVFTEVNYDKLNKAVGDMFNDDYKTRAFLVVYKDKIIAEKYADGFDKNSLLLGWSMTKSLTSTVMGILQCDGRLNVYDKAPFSEWANDERKNITIHNLLQMNSGLEWVEDYNSISDVTKMLFLAEDVTELQINKPLVGKPNEAWNYSSGTTNVLSAIIRKQFDSHQAYLDFWYEELIDKIGMNSMVVETDMKGNYVGSSYSWATARDWAKFGLLYLKNGQWNGESLFDKDWVEYATTPTPTSNGWYGAQIWLNAGGRYPDVPKNMYSFNGYQGQNVFVLPDQEMVIVRLGLTKNADVNHFLSEILNSFK